One genomic window of Polyangium aurulentum includes the following:
- a CDS encoding class I SAM-dependent methyltransferase, with protein MDTPSRPALDDDHRRMLDDLRAGLPVKDSAFDRLFPEPIRRVSSRFWTPVVVARKAARLLAAGGGPVIDVGAGVGKLVVIGGLTTDVAFDGVEQRGGLVDVGNAVIDAIGLSRVRMLQGTLDDVDWDRYRAFYFCNPFEENLFPEARRFDDSVPLTEARFVEETARVEAALDAAPVGTRVVTFHGLGARVPATYRLCPEETRGTAFLNLWIKEQEGSSGGEGVFDGYIVGR; from the coding sequence ATGGATACTCCCTCCCGCCCCGCGCTCGACGACGATCACCGCCGCATGCTCGACGATCTGCGCGCGGGTTTGCCCGTCAAGGACAGCGCCTTCGACCGCCTCTTCCCCGAGCCCATCCGCCGCGTCTCCTCGCGCTTCTGGACGCCCGTGGTGGTCGCGCGCAAGGCCGCCCGCCTGCTCGCCGCGGGCGGCGGTCCCGTGATCGACGTCGGCGCCGGCGTCGGCAAGCTCGTCGTCATCGGCGGGCTCACGACGGACGTGGCGTTCGATGGCGTCGAGCAGCGCGGAGGCCTCGTCGACGTCGGCAATGCCGTGATCGACGCGATCGGGCTCTCGCGCGTTCGCATGCTCCAGGGCACGCTCGACGACGTCGACTGGGACAGATACCGCGCATTCTACTTTTGCAATCCCTTCGAGGAGAACCTCTTCCCCGAGGCGCGGCGCTTCGACGACTCGGTGCCGCTCACCGAGGCGCGCTTCGTCGAGGAGACCGCGCGGGTCGAGGCCGCGCTCGACGCGGCGCCCGTGGGCACGCGCGTGGTGACGTTTCACGGGCTCGGCGCGCGCGTCCCTGCGACGTACCGCCTGTGCCCCGAGGAGACGCGCGGGACGGCGTTCCTCAATCTGTGGATCAAGGAGCAGGAAGGGAGCTCGGGCGGGGAAGGGGTGTTCGACGGCTACATCGTGGGGCGTTGA
- a CDS encoding serine/threonine protein kinase has protein sequence MEDEPSMSNLVAIGDVIADKYRVDSILGTGAMGVVVAATHLELRARRAIKVLLPHVCASPMAFERFLREARALSELRGAHVSHVYDVGRLESGEPFMIMEYLDGRTLTDVLAERGVLPPEEAALYALHACEALAEAHALGIVHRDLKPDNLYLTCANDGSPCVKVLDFGVSKLLGDEGPTMTTTGAIVGSPLYMSPEQINAARDVDGRCDIWSLGVILHQLVTGVCPFEGSTVLQVIVQIADKQLAPPSTLRPGLPPALDAIILRCLEKDISRRYQDVVELSRDLAQIAPASLSPTSLAARIERIHVHSARSSALVADRISPTEGSPWSAPAVSHVRAEHTDTPAALRRTVASTPAPAWARTGDDTAPGRAAPLAREPALSEPLTPTPRRSGTLLFVAVAAAMTVGAALGVYTYGRPTEARVLPLVSSLEASFGVDSSSLDEEAVAPRASARHLFPKTSSSASSVGVVAPASGQPSAGPVVTQQSPSPPRNRSTRRPPPRY, from the coding sequence GTGGAGGACGAGCCGTCGATGAGCAACCTGGTGGCCATCGGGGACGTGATCGCGGACAAGTACCGCGTCGATAGCATCCTCGGCACCGGAGCCATGGGCGTCGTGGTCGCTGCCACGCACCTCGAGCTGCGGGCTCGCCGCGCGATCAAGGTGCTGCTCCCTCACGTGTGCGCCTCGCCCATGGCCTTCGAGCGCTTCCTGCGCGAGGCTCGGGCCCTGTCCGAGCTTCGGGGCGCGCACGTCTCGCACGTCTACGACGTCGGCCGCCTCGAGAGCGGCGAGCCGTTCATGATCATGGAGTACCTCGACGGCCGCACGCTCACGGACGTGCTCGCGGAGCGCGGCGTGCTGCCGCCGGAGGAGGCGGCCCTCTACGCGCTGCACGCCTGCGAGGCGCTCGCCGAGGCGCACGCGCTCGGCATCGTCCACCGCGACCTGAAGCCCGACAACCTCTATCTCACGTGCGCGAACGACGGCTCGCCGTGCGTCAAGGTGCTCGACTTCGGCGTCTCGAAGCTCCTCGGCGACGAGGGGCCCACGATGACGACCACGGGCGCGATCGTGGGCTCGCCGCTCTACATGTCGCCCGAGCAGATCAACGCCGCGCGCGACGTCGACGGCCGCTGCGATATCTGGTCGCTGGGCGTCATCCTGCACCAGCTCGTCACCGGCGTCTGCCCGTTCGAGGGCAGCACGGTGCTGCAGGTCATCGTGCAGATCGCCGACAAACAGCTCGCGCCGCCCTCCACGCTGCGCCCGGGGCTGCCCCCCGCGCTCGACGCGATCATCCTGCGCTGTCTCGAGAAGGACATCTCGCGGCGCTATCAGGACGTCGTGGAGCTTTCGCGCGACCTCGCGCAGATTGCGCCCGCCTCGCTCTCTCCGACCTCGCTCGCCGCGCGCATCGAGCGCATCCACGTCCACTCGGCGAGGTCGTCGGCGCTCGTGGCCGATCGGATCTCCCCGACGGAGGGCTCGCCGTGGTCGGCGCCCGCCGTTTCGCACGTGCGCGCCGAGCACACGGACACGCCTGCGGCATTGCGGCGCACCGTGGCCTCGACTCCCGCGCCGGCCTGGGCGCGCACGGGCGACGACACGGCCCCGGGGCGCGCCGCGCCGCTCGCGCGAGAGCCTGCGCTCTCCGAGCCGCTCACGCCGACGCCGCGCCGCTCGGGAACGCTTCTTTTCGTGGCAGTCGCGGCCGCGATGACGGTCGGCGCTGCGCTCGGGGTGTACACGTACGGCCGTCCGACCGAGGCACGTGTCTTGCCATTGGTGTCGTCGCTCGAGGCCTCGTTCGGAGTGGATTCTTCTTCGCTGGACGAGGAGGCGGTCGCGCCTCGGGCGAGCGCGCGGCATCTCTTTCCGAAGACGAGCTCGTCGGCGTCGTCGGTCGGGGTCGTGGCCCCTGCGTCTGGCCAGCCGTCGGCGGGCCCGGTCGTCACGCAGCAATCTCCCTCTCCGCCGCGGAATCGCTCGACACGCCGGCCGCCACCGCGCTATTGA
- the recA gene encoding recombinase RecA — translation MVNEIVEKLKSVKTIIHNIEKAFGKGAIMSLGDEAAADVRVIGTGCMALDQALGIGGYPRGRIIEIYGPESGGKTTLTLHAIREAQRAGGVAAFIDAEHAFDVNYARAVGVDTERLLVSQPDHGEQALEIAETLTRSGAVDVVVIDSVAALVPKSELEGDMGDAQMGAQARLMSQALRKLTAIAHKTDTSLIFINQLRQKIGVTFGNPETTTGGNALKFYASVRLDVRRIGPVKVGDEPIGSRTRVKVVKNKLAPPFREAEFDIRWGTGIDAAADLIDYGCQLGVVEKSGAHLSFGGEHLGQGRERAREALLSDPKLMESLRDAVREVAPPSPRMLAQAA, via the coding sequence ATGGTGAACGAGATCGTCGAGAAGCTGAAGTCCGTGAAGACCATCATCCACAACATCGAGAAGGCGTTCGGAAAGGGGGCGATCATGTCGCTCGGGGACGAGGCGGCGGCGGACGTGCGCGTCATCGGCACGGGCTGCATGGCGCTCGATCAGGCGCTCGGGATCGGGGGCTATCCGCGCGGCCGGATCATCGAGATCTACGGTCCCGAGTCGGGCGGGAAGACGACGCTGACCCTGCACGCGATCCGCGAGGCGCAGCGGGCCGGGGGCGTCGCGGCGTTCATCGATGCCGAGCACGCGTTCGACGTGAACTATGCGCGGGCGGTCGGCGTCGATACGGAGCGGCTGCTCGTTTCGCAGCCCGATCACGGCGAGCAGGCGCTCGAGATCGCCGAGACGCTCACGCGGTCGGGGGCCGTCGATGTGGTGGTGATCGATTCGGTGGCGGCGCTCGTGCCGAAGTCCGAGCTCGAGGGTGACATGGGGGACGCGCAGATGGGCGCGCAGGCGCGGCTGATGAGCCAGGCGCTGCGCAAGCTCACGGCCATCGCGCACAAGACCGACACCTCGCTGATCTTCATCAATCAGCTCCGGCAGAAGATCGGCGTCACGTTCGGCAACCCCGAGACCACGACCGGGGGCAATGCATTGAAGTTCTACGCGAGCGTTCGCCTCGACGTGCGGCGGATCGGGCCGGTGAAGGTGGGCGACGAGCCGATCGGGTCGCGGACGCGCGTGAAGGTCGTGAAAAACAAGCTCGCGCCGCCGTTCCGCGAGGCGGAGTTCGACATCCGGTGGGGGACGGGGATCGACGCGGCCGCGGACCTCATCGATTACGGCTGCCAGCTCGGCGTCGTGGAGAAGAGCGGGGCTCACCTGTCGTTCGGCGGCGAGCACCTCGGGCAGGGCCGCGAGCGGGCGCGCGAGGCGCTGCTCTCGGACCCCAAGCTGATGGAGTCGCTGCGCGACGCGGTCCGGGAGGTGGCCCCGCCCTCGCCTCGGATGCTCGCGCAGGCGGCGTGA
- a CDS encoding prolyl oligopeptidase family serine peptidase codes for MRVLAPAVFALLALSACSSSPPPPAPPPASAPPDSAPPVGTPAPPLAGPAPASGPPKAAVREARDVYFGKEIIDPYRWMETDSPEYAAWMKGQSEHTRKAIDAQGTRKTLLDRLRDLDNAGARVFNVQRWGGKVFTLEAEPGKDNYKLYVRDGVAGEKRLLVDPEVLGKDGVHYSIDYYAPSADGSHVAYGLSSSGSEMSVIHVLETKTGKALPDVIDRARYANVSWLDGKSFLYKRDRKLPADAPATERFIKARVHLHVLGTDPEKDEQVFGHGLSPDITVPEEAFPAAFAPKSSPYVFATLEHGVQPEMSLYYAPKKSLKGAKTPWKKLVDPKDEVTSVDVHGDDLYLVTHHGAPRSKIVRTSLKKPDLAKAVEVVAQGEAVITGTGAAKDGLYVRKLDGGVGRLFRVPFEGGKPEPVDLGAEGSIRGFFVEETTPGALVRIDAWTASPRMVAFDGEKKKAEPTGIIPPSPVVFKDIVSSEVKAKSADGTLVPLSIIHKKDLPRDGKNPTYLNGYGSYGSVYEPSFEPMNLAWLERGGVFAVCHVRGGGEYGEDWHRAGKLGTKTNTIEDFIACARWLSDEKITSPARLAGQGTSAGGIMIGGAIVRRPDLFGAAVIRVGMVNALRFEQIPIGPFNTGEFGSVATKEGVDMLLAIDAYHKVEKGKPYPAVMLTTGITDTRVSPWQMAKMAARLQASTASDKPVLLRVDYGSGHGMGSTKSQREEELADIFAFLLWQIGGK; via the coding sequence ATGCGCGTCCTGGCCCCGGCGGTTTTCGCCCTCCTCGCTCTGTCCGCTTGCTCGTCTTCGCCGCCTCCTCCGGCGCCTCCGCCCGCCTCGGCCCCGCCCGATTCCGCGCCGCCCGTCGGCACCCCGGCCCCGCCCCTCGCGGGCCCGGCGCCTGCTTCCGGCCCGCCGAAAGCGGCCGTCCGCGAGGCGCGCGACGTCTATTTCGGCAAGGAGATCATCGATCCCTACCGCTGGATGGAGACCGACTCGCCCGAATACGCCGCGTGGATGAAGGGTCAATCGGAGCACACGCGCAAGGCCATCGACGCGCAGGGCACGCGCAAGACCTTGCTCGACCGCCTGAGGGATCTCGACAACGCGGGGGCCCGCGTCTTCAACGTGCAGCGCTGGGGCGGCAAGGTCTTCACCCTCGAAGCCGAGCCGGGCAAGGACAACTACAAGCTCTACGTGCGCGACGGCGTCGCGGGCGAGAAGCGGCTGCTCGTCGATCCCGAGGTGCTCGGCAAGGACGGCGTGCATTATTCGATCGACTATTACGCCCCCTCCGCCGACGGCAGCCACGTCGCTTATGGCCTGTCGTCGAGCGGCTCCGAGATGAGCGTCATTCACGTGCTCGAGACGAAGACGGGCAAGGCGCTGCCCGACGTCATCGACCGGGCGCGCTATGCGAACGTCTCCTGGCTCGACGGCAAATCGTTCCTTTACAAGCGAGATCGCAAGCTGCCCGCCGACGCGCCGGCCACCGAGCGATTCATCAAGGCGCGCGTGCACCTGCACGTGCTCGGCACCGATCCCGAGAAAGACGAGCAGGTCTTCGGACACGGCCTGTCGCCGGACATCACCGTGCCCGAGGAGGCGTTCCCCGCCGCCTTCGCGCCCAAATCGAGCCCCTACGTCTTCGCCACGCTCGAGCACGGCGTGCAGCCCGAGATGTCGCTCTATTATGCGCCCAAGAAATCGCTGAAGGGCGCGAAGACGCCCTGGAAGAAGCTCGTGGATCCGAAGGACGAGGTCACGAGCGTCGACGTCCACGGCGACGACCTCTATCTCGTCACGCACCACGGCGCGCCCCGCTCCAAGATCGTGCGCACGAGCCTGAAGAAGCCCGATCTCGCGAAGGCCGTCGAGGTCGTCGCTCAGGGCGAGGCGGTGATCACCGGCACGGGCGCCGCGAAGGACGGGCTTTACGTGCGCAAGCTCGACGGCGGCGTCGGCCGCCTCTTCCGCGTGCCCTTCGAGGGCGGTAAACCCGAGCCGGTCGATCTCGGGGCGGAGGGCTCGATCCGCGGCTTCTTCGTCGAGGAGACGACGCCCGGCGCCCTCGTCCGGATCGACGCGTGGACGGCCTCGCCGCGCATGGTGGCGTTCGACGGCGAAAAGAAGAAGGCCGAGCCCACCGGCATCATCCCGCCCTCGCCGGTCGTCTTCAAGGACATCGTCTCGAGCGAGGTGAAGGCGAAGAGCGCGGACGGCACGCTGGTGCCGCTCTCGATCATTCATAAAAAGGATCTGCCGCGCGACGGCAAGAACCCGACGTATCTCAATGGATACGGCTCTTACGGCTCGGTCTACGAGCCGTCGTTCGAGCCCATGAACCTCGCCTGGCTCGAGCGCGGCGGCGTCTTTGCCGTCTGCCACGTCCGCGGCGGCGGCGAGTACGGCGAGGATTGGCACCGCGCGGGCAAGCTCGGCACCAAGACGAACACCATCGAAGATTTCATCGCCTGCGCGCGGTGGCTCTCGGATGAAAAGATCACCTCGCCTGCGCGCCTGGCGGGGCAGGGCACGAGCGCGGGCGGGATCATGATCGGCGGCGCCATCGTCCGCCGCCCCGACCTCTTCGGTGCCGCCGTGATCCGCGTCGGTATGGTCAACGCCCTGCGCTTCGAGCAGATCCCCATCGGCCCCTTCAACACCGGCGAGTTCGGCTCCGTCGCCACGAAGGAGGGGGTCGACATGCTGCTCGCGATCGACGCATACCACAAGGTCGAGAAGGGCAAACCCTATCCCGCCGTGATGCTCACGACCGGCATCACCGACACGCGCGTGTCGCCCTGGCAAATGGCGAAGATGGCGGCGCGGCTCCAGGCGTCGACGGCGAGCGACAAGCCCGTCCTCCTGCGCGTCGATTACGGGTCGGGGCACGGGATGGGCTCGACGAAGTCGCAGCGCGAGGAGGAGCTCGCGGACATCTTCGCCTTCCTGCTCTGGCAGATCGGCGGGAAGTGA
- a CDS encoding Nif3-like dinuclear metal center hexameric protein, translating into MRLADVLPVLESIAPLRLAEGWDNVGLLAGDPAAEVLSALLCIDYTPAVAAEARAKGCALVFAYHPPIFEGLKRVTAPGPIYEAIRDGIALWSPHTALDMAEGGTNDFLADVLGLGARAPLRAPGAKAGPVPEGEKLGLGRIGDLERPVARSEMLARIKQGLGIPALLVAAPPEEREVRRVAAGAGACGNLVDDALAQRADLYLTGELRHHDALRAARLGMTVVCALHSNSERAILPRIGARIAAALPGLGIEVSVEDRDPFVVQ; encoded by the coding sequence ATGCGCCTCGCGGATGTGTTGCCCGTGCTCGAATCGATCGCCCCGCTGCGCCTCGCCGAGGGCTGGGACAACGTGGGACTGCTCGCGGGAGATCCAGCGGCGGAGGTGCTCTCGGCGCTGCTCTGCATCGATTACACGCCCGCGGTGGCGGCGGAGGCGCGCGCGAAGGGCTGCGCGCTCGTGTTCGCCTACCACCCGCCGATCTTCGAGGGGCTGAAGCGCGTGACGGCGCCCGGGCCGATCTACGAGGCGATCCGCGACGGGATCGCGCTCTGGTCGCCGCACACGGCGCTCGACATGGCCGAAGGCGGGACGAACGATTTCCTCGCGGACGTGCTCGGGCTCGGGGCGCGGGCGCCGCTCAGGGCGCCGGGCGCGAAGGCGGGGCCTGTGCCCGAGGGTGAGAAGCTCGGGCTCGGGCGCATCGGCGATCTCGAGCGTCCGGTGGCGCGGAGCGAGATGCTCGCGCGGATCAAGCAGGGGCTCGGCATCCCGGCGCTGCTCGTCGCGGCGCCGCCCGAGGAGCGCGAGGTGCGAAGGGTGGCGGCGGGCGCGGGGGCTTGCGGCAACCTCGTCGACGACGCGCTCGCGCAGAGGGCGGATCTGTACCTCACGGGCGAGCTGCGGCACCACGACGCGCTGCGGGCGGCGCGGCTCGGAATGACGGTGGTGTGCGCGCTGCACTCGAACAGCGAGCGGGCCATCCTGCCGCGGATCGGTGCGCGGATCGCGGCGGCGCTGCCGGGCCTCGGGATCGAGGTGAGCGTCGAGGATCGCGATCCGTTCGTGGTCCAGTAG
- a CDS encoding Kelch repeat-containing protein: MKISVFFAIALPIVATACSRSQPTPTPVPPTELAAPSPPPASAAPGPLSSPPPPSTPARGTCVVVAKLSPWRYGPSVTPLPGGDVLIAGGRQGDDSQFMTAVDRFDPKTRAIRPAAPLAEARSLHGAAVAGDGRVVVAGGRTTKAVEVYDPTANQWSKVGNLGRELVTPIVVALPSGNVLVAGGDLMWKGALEDKAFEWRTKAQKLVPIAPMPAGSSGALVVKLPDGRIGIGADPLNTMEEALGEPEILYDEKAGWLRGKVGDPVIEAIQKDASGGTLLRPTSHRGPALRLTDDGIQALDPKGGEWREVAKLERSQPGATAAMLDDDTALVAGGIDEEKSLVEICSIAP, translated from the coding sequence ATGAAAATAAGCGTTTTCTTCGCGATCGCGCTGCCCATCGTCGCAACTGCGTGCTCGCGTTCGCAGCCCACCCCGACCCCGGTTCCGCCGACGGAGCTTGCAGCGCCGAGCCCCCCTCCGGCCAGCGCCGCTCCGGGCCCGCTGTCCTCACCGCCGCCCCCGTCCACGCCCGCGCGGGGCACGTGCGTCGTCGTCGCAAAGCTATCGCCCTGGCGATATGGTCCCTCGGTCACGCCGCTCCCGGGGGGCGACGTCCTCATTGCAGGCGGCCGTCAAGGCGACGACAGCCAATTCATGACCGCCGTCGATCGCTTCGACCCGAAGACCCGCGCCATCCGTCCCGCCGCGCCCCTCGCCGAAGCGCGCTCGCTGCACGGGGCCGCGGTGGCCGGCGACGGGCGCGTCGTCGTCGCGGGCGGACGCACGACGAAGGCCGTCGAGGTCTACGATCCGACGGCAAACCAATGGTCGAAGGTGGGCAACCTCGGCCGAGAGCTCGTCACCCCCATCGTGGTCGCGCTCCCGAGCGGCAATGTGCTCGTCGCAGGCGGAGATTTGATGTGGAAAGGGGCGCTCGAGGACAAAGCCTTCGAGTGGCGCACCAAGGCGCAGAAGCTCGTCCCGATAGCGCCCATGCCCGCGGGCAGCTCGGGCGCGCTCGTCGTGAAGCTCCCGGACGGTCGCATCGGCATCGGCGCCGACCCGCTCAATACAATGGAAGAGGCGCTGGGCGAGCCCGAGATCCTCTACGACGAAAAGGCGGGCTGGCTCCGAGGGAAGGTGGGCGACCCCGTGATCGAGGCCATCCAGAAGGACGCTTCGGGGGGCACGTTGCTCCGGCCCACGAGCCATCGCGGACCCGCCCTGCGGCTCACCGACGACGGCATCCAGGCGCTCGACCCGAAGGGCGGAGAATGGCGGGAGGTCGCGAAGCTCGAAAGATCGCAGCCTGGCGCGACGGCCGCGATGCTCGACGACGACACGGCGCTCGTGGCGGGCGGGATCGACGAAGAAAAGTCGCTCGTGGAGATCTGCTCGATCGCGCCTTGA
- a CDS encoding YifB family Mg chelatase-like AAA ATPase: MQATAITFILFGLDAQPVRVEVDSGRGPAAFQLVGLAEASVRESRVRVRSALQQVGVLLDEHVITVNLAPADVRKSGCAFDLAIAAAVLGALGKVPAGALDGVALLGELSLTGALRPVRGILPALRGAAARGMPFAIVPSGNAAEAASVPGIKVWVAAHLRDVIAYLAGGGSLTPAGPPPAFAPPRRADAVDLADVRGQHAARRALEIAAAGAHALLMMGPPGAGKTMLARRLPTILPSLSYEEALDVTAIHSVAGLLPSERGVLQTRPFRAPHHTVSPAGLVGGGEPIRPGEVSLAHHGCLFLDELLEFKRSALEVLRQPLEDGVVTLCRAHSRITFPARPLLVAAVNPCPCGFAGEERRCTCAPERVRAYRARLSGPLLDRIDLQVVLPPVEVAHLSAKERGEGSEAVRRRVIAAREIQAQRRASGEVSAATNGEIPQVDLDRVATPDVAGAQVLAQAVERLGLSARAYSKVLRVARTIADLDGSDPVLSRHVAEAIGARLLDRNPVRASPAAPRAATPRAEAPVQ; encoded by the coding sequence ATGCAGGCCACCGCGATAACCTTCATCCTCTTCGGGCTCGATGCCCAGCCCGTGCGCGTCGAGGTCGACTCCGGCCGCGGGCCCGCCGCCTTCCAGCTCGTCGGGCTCGCCGAGGCGAGCGTGCGCGAGAGCCGTGTCCGCGTGCGCTCCGCCCTGCAGCAGGTCGGAGTGCTCCTCGATGAGCATGTCATCACCGTCAACCTCGCGCCCGCCGACGTACGCAAGAGCGGTTGCGCCTTCGATCTCGCCATCGCAGCCGCAGTCCTCGGCGCGCTCGGCAAGGTGCCCGCTGGCGCGCTCGACGGCGTGGCGCTGCTCGGCGAGCTGTCGCTGACGGGCGCCCTTCGACCCGTGCGCGGGATCTTGCCCGCGCTGCGCGGCGCCGCAGCGCGCGGAATGCCATTCGCGATCGTACCGAGCGGCAATGCGGCCGAGGCGGCGAGCGTCCCAGGTATCAAGGTCTGGGTGGCGGCGCATCTGCGCGATGTCATCGCTTATCTCGCGGGCGGTGGCTCCCTCACGCCGGCAGGACCCCCGCCCGCGTTCGCCCCGCCGCGGCGCGCGGACGCGGTGGACCTCGCCGACGTGCGCGGGCAGCACGCGGCGCGAAGGGCGCTCGAGATTGCGGCCGCGGGAGCCCACGCGCTTCTGATGATGGGCCCGCCCGGGGCAGGCAAGACCATGCTCGCGCGGCGATTACCGACGATCTTGCCCTCTCTGTCGTACGAGGAGGCGCTCGACGTGACGGCCATTCATTCCGTGGCGGGGCTCCTGCCGTCCGAGCGCGGGGTGCTGCAGACCCGCCCTTTTCGCGCGCCGCACCACACCGTCAGCCCGGCCGGGCTCGTGGGAGGCGGCGAGCCCATCCGGCCGGGAGAGGTATCGCTCGCGCACCACGGCTGCCTCTTTCTCGACGAGCTGCTCGAGTTCAAGCGCAGCGCCCTGGAGGTACTGCGCCAGCCGCTCGAGGACGGCGTGGTCACGCTTTGCAGGGCGCACAGCCGCATCACGTTCCCGGCGCGCCCGCTGCTCGTGGCGGCCGTCAATCCTTGCCCGTGCGGCTTCGCCGGCGAGGAGCGACGCTGTACCTGCGCGCCCGAGCGGGTCCGCGCCTATCGCGCGCGTTTGTCAGGGCCGCTGCTCGATCGCATCGATCTGCAGGTGGTGCTGCCTCCCGTCGAGGTGGCGCATCTGTCGGCGAAGGAGCGGGGCGAGGGCAGCGAGGCCGTCCGGCGCCGGGTGATCGCAGCGCGCGAGATCCAGGCGCAGCGCAGGGCGTCGGGGGAGGTCTCGGCCGCGACGAACGGCGAGATCCCGCAGGTGGACCTCGATAGGGTGGCGACGCCCGACGTGGCGGGGGCGCAGGTTCTCGCGCAGGCCGTCGAGCGGCTTGGTTTGTCGGCGCGCGCCTACAGCAAGGTCTTGCGCGTCGCGCGGACGATCGCGGATCTCGACGGCAGCGACCCGGTCCTGTCGCGGCACGTGGCCGAGGCGATCGGGGCGCGGCTTCTCGATCGGAATCCTGTCCGCGCCAGCCCGGCAGCACCGCGCGCTGCGACGCCCCGCGCCGAGGCGCCCGTGCAGTGA
- a CDS encoding protein kinase domain-containing protein, translating into MLKSGNTVGRYAIEDILGEGGMGVVYKAHDGKLDRKVALKVLTPNGDGADQGEARVLREARAVAALDHPNAIAIYDVGEADGVPYIAMELASGKTLREYVGDASIPIGRRIGWLCDVARALAAAHGAGIVHRDIKPENVMVRADGRVKVLDFGIARRSSAVDPVAPTAKAPPATVTTRGTMGTPMYMAPEQARGKRADGRTDQFSWGVLAYEILEGTRPWDAPDLVGLVAAMIADPPRPMVAAGVPEQVRALIMRTLSRQPAERFGSMDDVVELLAPFADPAAAHAPGAPKPSPQSAGPSGGGGSGKRGGAPVSSSDRPTERLASDRYSTQELGQVLSRAIERQAQAQAQGKRYTRADLVEAAREVGIDDETLEDALSELRVALEPPTESLGAQRRRERQALLRHVALWAVFSVFFFLLNLATGGPPWFFYPVIAWGVGVAAHAVKYLIPVDPSPEEQIRQRRREEFKQQRYEKKMELERLRIEAWGKKHRIAAGESGWPARPGTSTTERAELEAIAAEEEARSRRKKRLG; encoded by the coding sequence ATGCTCAAGTCTGGCAACACCGTGGGTCGCTACGCCATCGAGGACATCCTCGGCGAAGGCGGCATGGGCGTGGTCTACAAGGCCCATGACGGCAAGCTCGACCGCAAGGTCGCGCTGAAGGTCCTCACGCCAAACGGCGACGGGGCCGATCAGGGCGAGGCGCGCGTGCTGCGCGAGGCACGCGCGGTCGCGGCGCTCGATCACCCGAACGCGATCGCGATCTACGACGTGGGCGAAGCGGACGGCGTGCCGTACATCGCGATGGAGCTGGCCTCCGGCAAGACGCTGCGCGAGTACGTCGGCGATGCCTCGATCCCGATCGGCCGGCGCATCGGGTGGCTCTGCGACGTGGCGCGCGCGCTCGCCGCGGCGCACGGGGCCGGCATCGTTCACCGCGACATCAAGCCCGAAAACGTGATGGTGCGCGCGGACGGTCGGGTCAAGGTGCTCGATTTCGGGATCGCGCGGCGCAGCAGCGCGGTCGATCCCGTGGCCCCGACGGCCAAGGCACCGCCAGCGACGGTCACGACGCGCGGGACCATGGGGACGCCGATGTACATGGCCCCCGAGCAGGCGCGCGGAAAGAGGGCCGACGGCCGCACCGATCAATTCTCGTGGGGCGTGCTCGCGTACGAGATACTCGAGGGCACGCGGCCCTGGGACGCGCCGGATCTCGTCGGTCTCGTGGCCGCGATGATCGCCGATCCGCCGCGCCCGATGGTGGCCGCGGGCGTGCCCGAGCAGGTGCGCGCGCTCATCATGCGCACGCTGTCGCGGCAGCCGGCAGAGCGGTTCGGCTCGATGGACGACGTGGTGGAGCTGCTCGCGCCCTTCGCCGATCCCGCGGCCGCGCACGCACCGGGCGCCCCGAAGCCCTCGCCGCAAAGCGCAGGCCCCTCCGGCGGCGGCGGCAGCGGAAAACGAGGCGGAGCGCCCGTGTCGAGCTCCGACAGACCCACGGAGCGCCTTGCGAGCGATCGTTATTCGACGCAGGAGCTCGGGCAGGTGCTCTCGCGCGCGATCGAGCGGCAGGCGCAGGCGCAGGCGCAGGGAAAGCGTTACACGCGCGCGGACCTCGTCGAGGCGGCGCGGGAGGTGGGAATCGACGACGAGACGCTCGAGGACGCGCTGTCGGAGCTGCGCGTGGCGCTCGAGCCCCCGACCGAGTCTCTCGGCGCGCAGCGCAGGCGCGAGAGGCAAGCGCTCCTCCGGCACGTGGCGCTGTGGGCGGTCTTCAGCGTGTTTTTCTTCCTGCTCAACCTGGCGACCGGAGGGCCGCCCTGGTTCTTCTATCCGGTGATCGCCTGGGGCGTCGGGGTCGCGGCGCACGCGGTCAAATACCTCATCCCCGTGGATCCCTCGCCCGAAGAGCAGATACGGCAGCGCCGGCGGGAGGAGTTCAAGCAGCAGCGCTACGAGAAGAAAATGGAGCTGGAGCGGCTGCGCATCGAGGCCTGGGGCAAGAAGCACCGCATTGCCGCGGGGGAGTCGGGCTGGCCCGCGCGCCCCGGGACGAGCACCACCGAGCGCGCCGAGCTCGAGGCCATCGCGGCCGAGGAGGAGGCGCGCTCCAGGCGGAAGAAGCGGCTCGGGTAG